Part of the Apilactobacillus apisilvae genome is shown below.
TGATAAAGATGATAACTTAAAAAAGATGATCACTAAAATAAAGCATTTTAATCCTAATTATGGGTATCGCCGTTTAACCTTAGCTTTAAGAAATAACAACGTAGTTGTTAATCATAAAAAAGTATTAAGGATAATGAAAACATTAAATTTAACGACCAATCAATATAACAAAAAAAGAAGAAAATATAATTCTTATATTGGACAAGTTGGACATATAGCCAAAAATAGGATTCATAGAAAATTTAAAACTGATCGTCCTTATCAAAAATTAACAACTGACGTCAGTGAATTTAGATATGGTAATCAAGATATAAATCACAGGGTTTATTTATCACCAATTATGGATCTATTTTCTGATGAAATATTAAATTTTTCCATTAGCGAACATCCAAATGTCGACTTTACTATTAAGCCAATGAAAGAATTGATTAAAAAATTACCAAAATTAAGCTATAGAACCACCGTCCATAGTGATCAAGGCTTTCAGTATCAAAATAATAAATGGCAAAAATTATTAAAGAATAATCACATCTTTCAATCCATGTCCCGTAAAGGGACATGTCTAGATAATGCACAAATGGAATCATTCTTTCATATCATGAAAATAGAAATTATGAGTAATCATTATGAAACAAAGTCTTCATTAATTAAAGCGATGAAAAAATGGATTAAATATTATAATAATTATAGAATTAAAACAAAACTAGGAGGTAAAGCTCCGAAAGAATATCGGAAACTTTACCTCCTAGAAAATAAATAGTTGTTTCGATTTAAGGGTTCACATCATCAACGACTTTTTATTTTTATAAATATGAGCGTTTTACTGGTTTAAAGTGATCTTTTAATGAAGGAGCATACTTTACATAGAAAATTTGAGAAATTTGAACCCAAGTATATGCAATAAAAGCAGCACCTAAAGTATCAGTAGGAAAGTGAGCATTTAAATAGATTCTAGACATCATTACTAAAATCAAGAAAATAAATGTCACAATTTGTATTAGTAGTTGTTTCTTTTTACCCTGAATTAAAGGTAATAATACAATCCAAATGATACTAATGACAATAAAGATTCCAAAAACATGTCCACTAGGAAAGCTAAATCCTGTATCGGCAGCACTATGTAATGATGGACGTGGTCTTCTTACAATATTTTTAACAATAAATGCAATAACGTCCCCACCAATAATAGTGAACAGTGACCAAATAGCGACAATCTTATGTCTAAATCCCCATAAGAAAAAGGCAATAATCAGAATCCAAATAATATCCATTTTGGGACTAGCTAATGTTGTACATAAATGCATTAAGCGGTCTTCAAAACCACCCTGTGACTTTTGCACTGAACTAATAATAACTGAGTCGATAAACTTTAAATATCCAGAATTCATTATGACTGAAATGGTCATAAATAAGGATAATATTAATCCCAATGTAATTTTAAAGCCTCTTTTATGATCTTTATCAATTATCATAAAATCTTAATCCTCCTAAAAGTTTTAAATTCAGTATAACATAGCAAATAAAAATGGCTTTAATTTTCCAAAAAATTTAATATAATCGTTTTTAATGACTTTAATATAATAGTTGTTATAATAAAATCAATTGAATATATAAGGAGGAAACATCATGATTGGCACAGTCCTATTAATGATTGTGATTGGTATATTTGCTGGAATTGCCGGAGCTATCTTGGGATTAGGCGGTGGCATTATTGTAACCCCCATTTTGACGTTAGCTTGTAATTTAGACATTAAATATGCAATTGGAGCTAGTGTAGTCGTTGTTATCGCTACTAGTTCTGGTTCAACAATCGCTTATTTGAAAGATGAAGTGTTAAATTTAAGAGTTGCGATGTTCCTTGAAATTGCTACTACAATTGGAGCAGTATCTGGAGCACTATTAACTGGTATTTTAAAGCCTCAATATCTTTACATATTATTCGGTCTGCTATTATTATTCTCATCATTTAATATGATTCGTAAGCTTTTAAATAAAAATTCGTCTAATTTAAGTCATAAAAATGATCCGTTAGCTGAAAAACTAAGGTTAAATAGCAGCTATTATGATAAAGCTGAAAATAAAAAAATTGATTATCAAGTAGAAAACATTCCGGGAGGATTATCAGTTATGTTTGGTGCTGGTTTAGCATCTGGATTACTAGGGATTGGTTCTGGAGCATTCAAAGTTATCGCAATGGATACTTTTATGAAGATGCCCTTAAAACCATCAAGTGCTACCAGTAATCTAATGATGGGAGTGACTGCAGCTGCATCAGCTACCGTTTATTTCTTTAATGGATCAATTTTGCCATATATTGCGGTACCATTAGCCCTTGGAATTTTAGTTGGTGCAACTTTAGGATCACGAATTATGCAAAGATTGCCTGCTAGATGGATTCGTATTTGTTTCGTCCCAGTATTATTTTATATTGGATTAAACATGTTAATCAAAGGATTTTAGGAGGTAAGTGATGAATAATTCTAAACAAACTACTAAAGAAGAAATGAATCAAATTGAATTAGTAATTGGTAAAATTCTTCGAATTGGTGTGATTATTTCAGCTACAATTATGATGATTGGTTTATTAATTTTTATTTTAACTGGTAAATCCGGATATAGTGGAAATTATCATCCTAGTTCTTTTAAAGAAATTTTCACTGGAGTGACTCAACTAAAATCTTATGCAATTATGATGGTTGGAATTTTTTGTTTAATTTTAACCCCCGTATTAAGAGTTATTGTTTCAATTTATTCATTTTATAAAGAACACGATATGTTATATGTATATATAACAACTTTCGTATTATTAGTATTAATTTTTAGTTTCTTTTTAGGTCAATAAAAAGAGGAGTAATGAGTGAAATCATTACCCCTTTTTTTGATTGGCCTTTTTAATTCGCCAACGGATATACAATTGATTCAAAAATTCTGAAAACAAGAAACCAGAGGCAATCGCTCCAGCAATAAAAACCATCTGAATTAAATTAGTTTTGGCCAAAGCATAATTACTAATAGCCAAAGATTTCATAACTTGATAGGCTTGGCCACCTGGGACTAATGGAACCAAAGCTGGAATATTAAAAATAATAACCGGCATTTTTTTATAACGAGAAGCTAAAATGCTTAACAATCCAACCACAAAAGTCCCAAAAAGATTAGCGAAAACATATCCACTAATATAAGTATTAAT
Proteins encoded:
- a CDS encoding DUF1634 domain-containing protein, with protein sequence MNNSKQTTKEEMNQIELVIGKILRIGVIISATIMMIGLLIFILTGKSGYSGNYHPSSFKEIFTGVTQLKSYAIMMVGIFCLILTPVLRVIVSIYSFYKEHDMLYVYITTFVLLVLIFSFFLGQ
- a CDS encoding IS3 family transposase, encoding MTKFSFELKKKIVKEYFSAGIGSTSLAKKYNIKSRTTILNWIHMYNAFGIKGLIVRHPIKVYSGYYKRKVLHWMHTNHSSYPETALFFNISAPSTIFAWERRLETKGLTGLYTNRGPKKMKSNKTKIKSPNKSLREKVNYYLINYRYEQIKQECGSTMDHIKKLITFFKRFSISFILKSIGISRSYYYRHFKEDDKDDNLKKMITKIKHFNPNYGYRRLTLALRNNNVVVNHKKVLRIMKTLNLTTNQYNKKRRKYNSYIGQVGHIAKNRIHRKFKTDRPYQKLTTDVSEFRYGNQDINHRVYLSPIMDLFSDEILNFSISEHPNVDFTIKPMKELIKKLPKLSYRTTVHSDQGFQYQNNKWQKLLKNNHIFQSMSRKGTCLDNAQMESFFHIMKIEIMSNHYETKSSLIKAMKKWIKYYNNYRIKTKLGGKAPKEYRKLYLLENK
- a CDS encoding sulfite exporter TauE/SafE family protein, which encodes MIGTVLLMIVIGIFAGIAGAILGLGGGIIVTPILTLACNLDIKYAIGASVVVVIATSSGSTIAYLKDEVLNLRVAMFLEIATTIGAVSGALLTGILKPQYLYILFGLLLLFSSFNMIRKLLNKNSSNLSHKNDPLAEKLRLNSSYYDKAENKKIDYQVENIPGGLSVMFGAGLASGLLGIGSGAFKVIAMDTFMKMPLKPSSATSNLMMGVTAAASATVYFFNGSILPYIAVPLALGILVGATLGSRIMQRLPARWIRICFVPVLFYIGLNMLIKGF
- a CDS encoding phosphatase PAP2 family protein — its product is MIIDKDHKRGFKITLGLILSLFMTISVIMNSGYLKFIDSVIISSVQKSQGGFEDRLMHLCTTLASPKMDIIWILIIAFFLWGFRHKIVAIWSLFTIIGGDVIAFIVKNIVRRPRPSLHSAADTGFSFPSGHVFGIFIVISIIWIVLLPLIQGKKKQLLIQIVTFIFLILVMMSRIYLNAHFPTDTLGAAFIAYTWVQISQIFYVKYAPSLKDHFKPVKRSYL
- a CDS encoding threonine/serine exporter family protein; the encoded protein is MLLLVNIFCVYLATIGFGLLVNVPKRALNMGGLVSVSGWLVYYYINTYISGYVFANLFGTFVVGLLSILASRYKKMPVIIFNIPALVPLVPGGQAYQVMKSLAISNYALAKTNLIQMVFIAGAIASGFLFSEFLNQLYIRWRIKKANQKKG